One segment of Oscillospiraceae bacterium MB08-C2-2 DNA contains the following:
- a CDS encoding competence/damage-inducible protein A: MNVEILCVGTEILLGDIVNTNAAYLSKELALCGFNCYYQTVVGDNPQRLKEVLALSLSRSDMVIMTGGLGPTYDDLTKETVAEFFGREMELHEPSLKSMTCFFHKVGRPMTDNNKKQAYMPKGAVVFPNEAGTAPGLAVEGQLEGSEKIAIMLPGPPREMTSMFQSQVLPYLQKKAKTTLVSHTVHMFGIGESAMEERLRETMVNNTNPTAAPYAKEGEVLVRVTASGANFEEANRLAQPMIEEICGVFPEYVYGVDVQTLQNALVQRLMEKKLTVATAESCTGGWVSKRITEVSGSSQVFGCGICAYENAIKEKVLGVSAQALADHGAVSQETALEMARGVRALAGADIGLSTTGVAGPEGGTEEKPVGLVYIAVSCDKLETVVELRLSRGYKQEREIIRNLASSNVLHLGWKAAGLY, translated from the coding sequence TCTTTCCAAAGAGCTGGCCCTTTGCGGCTTTAACTGCTATTACCAGACCGTTGTGGGTGATAATCCCCAGCGCCTCAAGGAGGTTCTGGCTCTGAGCCTTTCCCGCTCGGATATGGTGATCATGACCGGCGGCCTTGGCCCTACCTACGATGATTTGACCAAAGAAACAGTAGCCGAGTTTTTTGGCCGGGAAATGGAGCTGCATGAGCCTTCCCTCAAATCGATGACCTGCTTTTTTCACAAGGTCGGCCGCCCCATGACCGATAACAACAAAAAGCAGGCTTATATGCCCAAGGGCGCCGTTGTGTTCCCCAACGAGGCAGGCACTGCCCCTGGATTGGCTGTAGAGGGCCAGCTGGAAGGCAGTGAAAAGATTGCCATTATGCTCCCCGGCCCGCCTCGGGAAATGACCTCCATGTTCCAGAGTCAGGTTTTGCCCTATTTGCAGAAAAAAGCCAAGACAACATTGGTTTCCCATACGGTCCATATGTTTGGCATTGGTGAATCCGCTATGGAGGAACGCCTGCGGGAAACCATGGTCAACAACACCAATCCCACGGCCGCTCCCTATGCTAAGGAAGGGGAGGTGCTGGTTCGGGTTACCGCCAGCGGAGCCAATTTCGAGGAGGCCAACCGTCTTGCACAGCCTATGATTGAGGAAATCTGCGGCGTATTCCCGGAGTATGTTTACGGTGTGGATGTGCAGACCCTGCAAAATGCGCTGGTTCAGCGCTTAATGGAAAAGAAGCTCACGGTGGCAACAGCTGAAAGCTGCACCGGTGGCTGGGTCTCCAAGCGGATTACAGAGGTCAGCGGAAGCTCGCAGGTTTTTGGCTGCGGCATCTGCGCCTATGAAAATGCCATTAAGGAAAAGGTGCTGGGTGTCAGCGCTCAAGCCTTGGCTGACCATGGCGCTGTTTCACAGGAGACAGCCCTTGAGATGGCCAGAGGGGTTCGGGCTCTTGCCGGTGCGGATATCGGCCTTTCCACCACCGGTGTTGCCGGGCCGGAGGGCGGTACCGAGGAAAAACCCGTGGGCCTTGTTTACATTGCAGTTTCCTGCGATAAGCTGGAAACGGTGGTGGAGCTGCGCCTGAGCCGTGGCTATAAGCAGGAGCGGGAGATTATCCGCAATCTGGCTTCATCCAATGTTTTGCATCTGGGCTGGAAGGCCGCAGGGCTCTATTAG
- a CDS encoding nucleoside deaminase, with translation MFDPKATPNHRFMTLALEQAKRALSLGEIPVGAVIVQNGEVIATGYNRRETDQSAVAHAELLAIQTACEKLGSWRLRNCRLYVTLEPCPMCAGAILNAQLERVIFGAYNLQTGCMGSLVNLAELPFNHRPEVYGGVLEEPCQQLMDTFFAQLRK, from the coding sequence ATGTTTGACCCCAAGGCTACACCCAATCATCGCTTTATGACACTGGCTTTGGAGCAGGCTAAGCGTGCCCTTTCTCTGGGAGAAATCCCGGTGGGAGCGGTTATCGTGCAAAATGGAGAGGTCATCGCCACCGGCTATAACCGGCGGGAAACCGATCAATCCGCTGTGGCTCACGCAGAGCTTTTGGCCATTCAAACTGCCTGTGAAAAGCTGGGAAGCTGGCGGCTTCGCAATTGCCGCCTGTATGTAACACTGGAGCCCTGCCCCATGTGTGCCGGTGCTATCCTGAATGCCCAGCTGGAGCGGGTAATTTTCGGTGCTTACAACCTGCAAACCGGCTGTATGGGCTCGCTGGTGAATTTAGCGGAGCTTCCCTTCAATCATCGGCCGGAGGTTTATGGTGGTGTGCTGGAGGAACCTTGCCAACAGCTTATGGATACTTTTTTCGCTCAACTGCGTAAATGA